Below is a genomic region from Silurus meridionalis isolate SWU-2019-XX chromosome 10, ASM1480568v1, whole genome shotgun sequence.
TTACTGTATAATGGACTTTTTCCACTTGCTTCCAGGTCAGTTTTAGTCCAGGTGTcgacatttaaggcatttggaaAATGGTCTTATCCATAACCacttacaaatgagcagctatggagttaagggtcttgttcagggtccaggagtggcagcttgttgtgaccttcagatccaaggTACAGTGACTTAAACCACCATCTCCCCAGCACTTGGGCTTTCCGAGaacatacagtgcatccggaaagtcttcacagcgcttcacttttcccCCACACTTTGTTCCAGCCTTATTCTAAAAttcattaaattcattatttctctcaaaattctacaaacaaaaccctatAATGACAACAAGAAAGAAATTCGTTTGAAATATTTGCATCTGTATTAAAAATAGGTaaaacttttcatttttattcacagcctttccactgatcatccttgaggtgtttctacaacttgattggagtccacttCTGGCAAATTCAGTTGAtcggacatgatttggaaagcgatatacagtatattagatCACATCATATGTAAATTCTGCAAGGacaaaaagaagcaaaagaGGGTCTGTGAATTTTGTggttaagaaaaagaaatcattttgcatctttttttttacattgtatttaCTCGAGATTATTTTGGaaatatatagaattatatattaatagaaaaatgGAAACTGGGATAGAAATATGTATATGTGCTGTTTTATACGGAACGTAATTATTTGAAttgtaaaaacaatatattatacatttgtttattttattaggaaAATTCCATATTCATAAGAAAAAGTGGGCTCACTGCGGACCAAAACTGTCCCATTTTATTAATGACATCAAATTGTATGTAAATCTCTtggaagaaaccaaaaaaaaggaagtttGAATTTGACATACGTATGTAACAcctaaataatacaaaagtgtTTCATGGATGTTTTTGTGATCTGCTAcctaaagaaatatataatataaatattaaataaaatatttttggaagaCCTTATTTGAATAAATTGTTCATATGTATGAAGTCTGGGGACACTTTTTATAGGTTGTACAGACAAAAATAATCCTTATTGTTATTTCAGGATCGAGTTTGAAGCTTTGCACACAAATTCAAGCCATGGactaaaattacaaaaataatataataatcactttctaatttgggaaaaaaaaggcttaaaatttagattttttaaattcagATTGACACAGTGTTGTCACTCACTGGTTACACAaaattccaaataaataaatatactttacTTAATGTTAGATTTCTTtaccaagggtgccaatatttgtATGGCTGATTAGACGTCTGCAGGTTGTTTGTGGTGCCTAAATCTCCAATCCTCCAGTAATCTCATAGATAAGAATAGAGCAGCATGTCCGAGCCTCACTGCTCGGCTCTCAGGGCAATAAACTATAATCCTGTATAAATAACACATTGTCAGCCTATAAATCTTTTGGGCTGAATGTAATAGTGTAAATATTAGGAAACCCATTTCCAATCTTTGACCTACACACTTTGAAATTCCTGATTTACAATTTACATCCTGTAATATTTGGACATTTGACTGTGTTTGCAACATGTTAGATaaagaatactttttttttgcactgaccCAATGTGAAGCAGAGACCACGGGTTTACACTTGACACATGTGTGTTCATGCATATTCATGGACATCTGAAAGAATAAATACATCAGAACTAAAACACTGCTGTTCTtcggctgtaaaaaaaaaaaaaaaaaaagattttatgcaCAGCAACAATTCTGTCGATCTGCAACTCAAATCGAAAAATCTGACCTTACttttaatagtatttatataaatcttAATAGTCCTAATAGTGCtaaaaacaaatccagaacACAAAGGTCTGAGAAATCTGATTcctaaatgcagtttttttttaaataatataaagagaggataaatctaaaaaaaggctaaaaatgACATCAAAGGAATTTTCATCGactaacccacacacacacacacacacacacacacactttggtcATCCCCGTTTTATCCAatcaatatttaatcatttgttCCGTCATGTAAACAAAacagtagaaaaaaaaccttaaactgactaaataataatataatttaaaactaaTAGAAAGTGATCTGTTTTATGCTTCGCTGATATTATTGTTGTGAAGAATCCAGGATGAACATGTTCCATTAGTCCATATACGAGTCTCTTAGTTCCTTTCACTGTACTGGAAGCAGTACTGtggtttttatatattcatcacTGCGTCTGTATTGAATTCACTTTTTTATCCCAGTCTGCAAACCAGTCTGCAGTCTCTGTGCTGAACTGGCTGTAGTTTCTGCGTTGTTCTTCAAGAAGGGATTAAAGCCGAGCTCGGGCGAAAGCGTCCCGCAGCCAGGGACATTCCTCGTACAGTCTCGGGTCTCCGAGGTACTCGGTGCTGCGCTTGTACAAGTAGTAATACAAAACTGCagctgaaaagaaagaaagaaaaaaaactaggtCAGATCGTGTATCTCATATCTAATATACGTATTCGTACTCGGAATATGTGATTAAATGATCACATGTTGAGTTTTTCCAAACAATAGCATTTTGCCTTTCGTACGGCGTTTACCTATTCTCTGGAACACGAAGAGCACCTGCAGGCCGTCCGTCCAGACAAAACGATTAGACTCCATCCACCTCAGATTCTGTCCAGTAAAAATGACATCAATCAAAGAAATATTCAAGTTTATTATCACTGCAATCAGGTTAGGATCAAACGTATCCTTGGACACATCAGATATACAGCGGCTGTCAAACATCTGGAAACAGCTTGTCAGATAGCGTGAATTGAACACTAACAGACTCTATggacaggagagaagatgtgatcagactccctcaccccccacactcacacatggaggtggatgTGTAATGGGTTGctttggagcagggaagattccggaaagtgaaaggaatcctgaactaACACggctcccattccacacttcaacaccatgcagttccgtctggactgcggctcatcggaaccgacttcaccgtaccAGACGATGAGcctgtaaatgttatttaaagagcaaccagtcgtctggagtgagaTCTATCATGGGATGACCTGctcagtcaccacacctaaatcctgctgagctgctctgggatgaactggatcacaagaaagaaaatctCCAACTATTGAAGAACATCTTCAAATTATACAAAGAGaaagtgtttcagctgaatgaagtggaacatctggatatttatatatttgtttggttgaAGGAAATCTCCATCCCATTAAATGACCTAGacacaaaaggaacatgtacATGCTTCtcaaaacccccccaaaaaagtgCCACAATAAACTTTCCTGGATGAACTGCACAAAATACCATGTAATATTGAAGTAAAAAAAGCGATAAACAATAGAATTATACATTTAATGATTTACACATAAATTTAAACTTGTAAATctaaattcattaataaattcgAAATATTAATCCCTGTTGCTATGGAATCTCTAAACCATGTTCTGGTGCAACCAGTCATCATCAAAAGACGTAAACAGCAATATGATCTCAATACCAacaatatggccaaaagtatgtggacaccagcCATTAAACTTAAACTAAAAAGTTTAGCTGAAGACATGAAGTGGCATGTTTGAAGTTGAAGAACTCGAGTATCCTGCACAAACACCTGAACCTGAACCCCCACTGCACACCTTAGGGACGAACTAGAAACGCCTGACCTCTGTAATGCAGGAGGACGAAGTCCATACACTTTTACCCATGTAGTGTGAATACCCCTGTGGTGAAAATGTACACATGGCGCTGGAAATCATTTCTCTTTAGTAACTGGTTATTTAAGTCGAGGTTGCTGTGGATCCGGAGtctatcctgggaacactgggtGCGAGACAACATGCGATGGAACACGATCATTCAACCAGTGTCAGGGACAGAGGGATCAGGGGACGCACCATGATCCAGCAGTGAAGACAGATGCTGAGTGTGAGGTAGACGGCAGACAGGACGAGTAGTGCTCTAAACCTCTCCAGGAGCAGAGACAGCAGTCCCACCTGGAACACGTACGTGTTGAACATCATCAGCAGAATGATGATGACGTTAAAGAGAACGGCAATGTCCTGGATTCTGCAGTGGGATCAAGAGTGCGGGAGAAAGACAAAGACGTCAAACATTAATATGACAGCATCTGAATAATTCGCTTGggctttttattttgcttttatactCACATGAACAGTACGAGCTGGATAACTGGAGCTGCCCTCAGCAGTTCACTAAAAGAATTGACGAACAGGTCGAAGGCCAGAAGAGAAAGCTGGATCAGCAGCACCAGCGAGTAGTTATTGGTCTGGAGCATCTCGGAGTCCAGTGTCGCCTCACTCAGTGATTTATAACGTGTCCTTCAGCTTGTCGTCAGTGTGATTCCACAGAAATCCTGTGGGTATTTTAGAGACTCAGATTGACAAATTCATGTGCACACTATGATCAAACATCGAGTCATAAAACCCAAATCTGTCCGGTTAGAAGTAATCCGGTTGAACGGAGACGTGATCTACAGGTCACCTAGAAGACATGAGACGGTGGGATTAGCATAAAGAAACGATCAATCAATATATCACACATTAGATGACTTCTTCTTCCATGCGGTCACTCGTTCTCCTGTCTGTAGGGGGGTGGGATTATTCTGAAATTTATGACGTTCCTAAAAATGAGCCAGCCATGATCTGTGTAATTCCAAGTGTTAAAGCACAACGTCTGGTAGGGAGGAAAAACAGGGTAGGGATTAAGGTTTAATTTCACTCCgacatcttgtgtgtgtgtgtgtgtgtgtgtgtgtgtgtgtgtgtgtgtgtgtgtgtgtgtgtgtgtaccatctAATCTGTATCTGACTCTTgcttccacaaacacacacacttccatgaTTAACAAACAGTAACCTTACTTCTCAAATCTAATAAATCACACTTTAATCAaccagtaatttttttttatcagagttTCAATCAAACAGGtggaaacaaagaaaacaatgagCTCCTAGAAGATCCAcagcggtggtggtggtggtggtgatggtgtatATCTGGCTACATGATCTGCACCTTTCCCCCAGCTCAGGATTGCTCAGTATCTCATCTGGTTTCATTTTAGGTGCAACAAATGATGTGTAAAACCACGAATCAAAACAAACATGTGCTTAATGACAGCATGGCGCACATTGTCTTCTTCCCAAAGCAGCTAAGTGGCTAGCTATCCTGCTCAGGACGCTCAAACTGGAGCTTCTGGTTTATTTACTTGAACAAAACTGGTACAGTACCTCATTCTTCGGCTATACATGATGTTAGTTTGGAGACAGATTGGACGCCGGGATCCAATCTCACTCGAATCAGACAAACGAAGCGTCCATGTGCACCAGGAATCCACCACGTCTCCCATAGCAACGTTTACCGTAAAACCTGGAAGTGACGATGACACAAAAAACCCACGAATAATTTAGTGGACCCTAATTTAATTTGGAGTTCGGTCTTCCTACAAAAACGAGCAGTCATTTACAAAGTAAAAATGCGTAATATTAATGgataaagctctgggttacttatcagaaggttgtgggtttaaGCCCCTTAAGATTATTtcccgtgtggtccaatccaacagacgagctactgtTCAGCTCAGAGTGCTGAACAAATTAccgctgttgatgctcgacgggtcaggaGTGTTTTGGCAGCGAAATGTGGACCAAAACACCACTATCCAGGTGGTCTTACAGTCGTAAAGTCGAGGTATATGACAAATTACGGTAAGGTGAGTTTTTCTGCCCTCTAGCGGCGGGGGAGCGTCAGTGAACTGCAGGACGTAGACAGGATACACACCCGGTGGAATTGCAGTGACTGGCAGCATGTGAGCAACCTGTGAGTCTGGGACGACTGGAGAACTTCACAACTCCAAGAAAAGGTAAGTGAGACCTCTGTTTCAAACTGGAAATATCTACAGAACATTTCCTGTCTAGAGTCATTATGGGTTTATGGAACGTGTCCATAAAACATGTTACATGTCTATAGACAGTAAATAAGCAGTGTCAGCAAAATGTTCATATATTCTCTAAAACAGGTTTATAATACAGTAAATCTAATACAGATTCTTATAAAGGGAGAAGTTTCTGGATATCCTGAGTGAAGGTGAGAAGCTCAGGACTCTGCACATTACAGGTTTCCTCTATTTATAAGGCAGCACTGGTGCCTGTGTGCAAGAAAGCATTCATGCCATGAACACATTTTCTGTCCCTGATGTGCAACTTGTTAAACATTAGGGATTAAAgttgctttttcttttactttctgtAAAACTTTAATTTAGTTTCAGAATAACTCGCCTGTGTGCTGTGGACTCTAGTGTTTATTTAACCTTGAGAGCTGAAAGGAAATACGGTGGACTTTATAatcattattgttgttataataatcataataataataataataatcataataagaAGAATAGTTATacgaataaaaataattttattattattattattagtagtagtagtaaaataataataataataattataaaaaaataataataataatatattactgttattattaatttaattattattagtattagtaatatcagttttcttcttcctcttattaGTGTGATTAGTTTTactaataatacatttgatAATAATTGTATACCATTCctgtaaaatacagtatattactgtatttatCGTTACACAACTGCCCTGTGCTACAATTTGTCATATTTCCTGTTTTCCTTTATctagtttattcatttatttatttgtttttgtttgtttgttgtttacttCCCATTTGCTTATGCAACACTTCCCTACATGCTAATGGAGGGGCATTTCCAGAATCATCTGGCTGTTCACAGCACGAGGTTTTATAGATAATTGTGTCTAGAAAGAAGAAAACCTGTTTATTTTAGTGTGTGCTGTAACAGGAATCGAGATCCGTGTGGTACTCTGGATTTGTACTCTTTCAGCCACTACAGCATCAATGTTCCAGTTCCAGTTTGTTATGAAGGGTTCAGACGATCATCTCACAGCAGCACCATGCAGAAATCATTCAGATACAGTCAAAGAGCTTCAGTTAAGGTTCACATcggaatgatgatgatgggctGGTTGGAGTTTTTCAGATTTTAATTTTCCTCTAGTTTATGTGCGTCAGGGATCTGCTAATATTTCATGTGTTAGAGAATAAAATAGAGGAACTTTTTCTGTCCCTATGCCTCGTAACCAACTTGTTTAACGGCGTACTGTCTGCAGAAGGAACTTTCAGCTAGCAAGTTAGTATTTCAATTATTAAGCATTTAATCAAGATAGataaaagtcaataaaaatgttaagaTGTTaaagttttcgttgggagtgacgacgatggacaggattgagggacagcccatgtaggacgttttggagacaaggtgagggaggcgagattgagatggtttggacaagtgcagaggagggacatggggtatatcagtaggagaatgctgaggatggagccaccaggaaggaggaaaagagtaagaccaaggaggaggtttatggatgtggtgagggaagacatgcaggtagttggtgtgaaagaggcagatgtagaggacaggggggtatggagacggatgatccactgtggagacccctaatgggagcagccgaaatgAGAAGAAGATGATAGAAGTCAATTAAAAAACGTGTTTAAAAATGGActaaacacatgcacactgtCTCCATTGCTCACCTCCTTAACCGCTGTGTAACATTATGCCTGTTTCTTTCCGTTCCTTAACAACGTCTTGTGACTGTAAGCTGAAACTCGCCCTAAACAGAAAGAATCAcagtaatatacattttaacatcCGGATCGAAAGTTATAAATCACTTTAACTAATAATCTCCCGTAGCACACAATATAATATTAACGTGTTGATatgatgttgtgtgttctgttATTGTGCCTCTTTGTTTGAACAATTATAGCTATTGTAATGCAAGATGCTACATATGTGTGTTACTTTATTTAGGTTCCTCCACCTGGTCTGGTGGATTCTGAGGTAGTTTCTGGAAAGTCTGGGGAAGTTCAAACTTTTATTCGAATGCGTATTTTAACACCTTCAATCCACATGAACCCGACGTTCAGGCTGTGATTGCTTCTAGTTTTAATGCACAGCGCCCAATGCAAACTTGGGTAAATGCTTTATTTGCATCTTGCTTTGTTTCTG
It encodes:
- the tmem138 gene encoding transmembrane protein 138, which translates into the protein MLQTNNYSLVLLIQLSLLAFDLFVNSFSELLRAAPVIQLVLFIIQDIAVLFNVIIILLMMFNTYVFQVGLLSLLLERFRALLVLSAVYLTLSICLHCWIMNLRWMESNRFVWTDGLQVLFVFQRIAAVLYYYLYKRSTEYLGDPRLYEECPWLRDAFARARL